One segment of Archangium lipolyticum DNA contains the following:
- a CDS encoding DUF1772 domain-containing protein, protein MYSTVLTLMVLTSIAIFVGGLVMVAAAVVPAFRSVPSDVYIRMHQVLDHYIERYMPLTAGFTILTGLVLAFLLPGTWARVLVVAGVAFTATVSVISQFGNVPLNKRVHAWRPESPPLPAEISHLVSRWRRLHLARTTSAVLALLAFVGAAVIR, encoded by the coding sequence ATGTACAGCACGGTCCTGACCCTGATGGTGCTCACCAGCATCGCGATCTTCGTGGGAGGGTTGGTGATGGTGGCCGCCGCCGTCGTCCCCGCCTTCCGATCGGTCCCCTCGGATGTGTACATCCGGATGCACCAGGTGCTGGACCATTACATCGAGAGGTACATGCCTCTCACCGCGGGCTTCACGATCCTGACCGGGCTCGTCCTCGCCTTCCTGCTCCCGGGGACGTGGGCGCGCGTTCTCGTGGTGGCCGGTGTGGCGTTCACCGCGACGGTCTCGGTCATCTCGCAATTCGGCAATGTGCCACTCAACAAACGCGTGCACGCCTGGCGCCCCGAGTCCCCTCCCCTCCCAGCTGAAATCTCACACCTCGTGAGCCGCTGGCGGCGCCTTCACCTGGCGCGAACCACCTCCGCGGTGCTGGCGCTGCTGGCTTTCGTCGGAGCGGCGGTCATCCGCTAG
- a CDS encoding FAD-dependent monooxygenase: MEMLDALVVGAGPTGLTMAAELARHGLRCRIVDSLEAPSRLSRALVVQSRTVELFDDFDMAGKLLERGEAMGGYNVIGAGGRRARIPMRPFPWLETRYPIPHMVPQDATEAVLTEHLASFGLSVEWAVTFEGFREDAGGMELTLKHQDGTEESVRARWLLGCDGARSRVRKAADIPFEGETYDYTCILADVRVDWPLGPGELFIIPSRHGVVAAFPMPGENRYRLVLNMPRDGKDETEPPTLEQIQALVERMIPVPTRLSDPLWMTRYRQHRLGVPYYRKGRVFLAGDAAHIHSPAGGQGLNTGIQDAYNLAWKLALVTRGRAPESLLDTYDLERHRVGQKLLEGTDRRFALISSGGLVVRMLRAHVMPRAARWLFKTSFMERKLLRFVSELFIHYRHSPLSTESISGEDAGGVRISDGPAPGERVPDLPLLGAGVERLHEVLRGPHHTLLLFAGLVPAGKTPAALESLARQLEASYGPELLRVRVVATGARSGPYTLADATGAVHRRFGAGAACLYLVRPDGYVGHRARPIQVKSLATELAARMGPPRQAPASVELQVAG, from the coding sequence ATGGAAATGTTGGATGCATTGGTGGTGGGCGCGGGACCGACGGGGCTGACGATGGCGGCGGAGTTGGCGCGGCACGGCCTGCGCTGCCGCATCGTGGACTCACTCGAAGCGCCCTCACGCCTGTCACGGGCGCTGGTGGTGCAATCGCGCACGGTGGAGCTCTTCGACGACTTCGACATGGCCGGAAAGCTGTTGGAGCGTGGGGAGGCCATGGGGGGCTACAACGTCATCGGCGCCGGTGGGAGGCGAGCGCGCATTCCCATGCGGCCCTTTCCCTGGTTGGAGACGCGCTACCCCATTCCGCACATGGTGCCCCAGGATGCGACCGAGGCGGTACTCACGGAGCATCTCGCCTCGTTTGGCCTCTCGGTGGAATGGGCCGTGACGTTCGAGGGCTTCCGCGAGGACGCGGGGGGAATGGAGCTCACGCTGAAGCACCAGGATGGGACGGAGGAGTCGGTGCGGGCGCGCTGGCTGCTCGGGTGCGACGGAGCCCGTAGCCGGGTGCGCAAGGCGGCGGACATCCCCTTCGAAGGCGAGACGTATGACTACACGTGCATACTTGCGGACGTACGCGTGGACTGGCCCCTGGGACCCGGCGAGCTGTTCATCATTCCGTCCAGACATGGCGTGGTGGCCGCGTTCCCCATGCCGGGAGAGAATCGCTACCGCCTCGTCTTGAACATGCCACGGGATGGCAAGGACGAGACGGAGCCGCCCACGTTGGAGCAGATACAGGCGCTGGTGGAGCGCATGATTCCAGTGCCCACGCGCCTGAGCGACCCCCTCTGGATGACCCGCTACCGGCAGCACCGGCTGGGCGTGCCCTACTACCGCAAGGGCCGCGTGTTCCTCGCGGGGGATGCGGCGCACATCCACAGCCCCGCGGGCGGTCAGGGCCTGAACACCGGCATCCAGGACGCATACAACCTGGCCTGGAAGCTGGCGCTCGTCACGCGGGGGCGCGCGCCGGAATCGCTGCTGGACACCTACGACCTGGAGCGGCACCGGGTGGGCCAGAAGTTGCTGGAGGGTACGGACAGGCGATTCGCCCTGATCTCGAGCGGGGGCCTCGTGGTGCGGATGCTGCGGGCGCACGTGATGCCTCGCGCCGCGCGGTGGCTCTTCAAGACCTCCTTCATGGAGCGGAAGCTGCTGCGGTTCGTCTCCGAGCTGTTCATCCACTATCGGCACAGTCCCCTGTCCACCGAGTCCATCTCGGGCGAGGACGCGGGCGGAGTGCGAATCTCCGATGGGCCGGCCCCGGGAGAGCGGGTGCCGGACCTGCCGCTCCTGGGAGCGGGCGTGGAGCGCCTGCACGAGGTGCTGCGCGGCCCCCACCACACGTTGTTGCTGTTCGCCGGGCTGGTACCTGCTGGGAAGACGCCCGCGGCGCTGGAGTCGCTCGCGCGCCAGCTCGAGGCGTCCTACGGGCCCGAGCTGCTCCGGGTCCGCGTGGTGGCGACGGGAGCGCGATCCGGACCCTACACGCTGGCGGATGCGACGGGTGCGGTGCACCGGCGCTTCGGGGCGGGGGCGGCCTGCCTCTACCTGGTACGTCCAGACGGCTATGTGGGCCACCGGGCCCGGCCCATCCAGGTGAAATCCCTGGCGACGGAGCTCGCCGCACGCATGGGCCCGCCGCGCCAGGCGCCCGCGAGCGTGGAGCTGCAGGTCGCTGGTTGA
- a CDS encoding alpha/beta hydrolase family protein — translation MQNQEAHVWTMKKAQIPDTLRMECEPFLAHMKLSGIEWRDIVLALEEVGDDALHDDWNDWHTHWTGIGHDFEGHAIREAARGNRTTQRQAMLKAATCHHLAELMFFDNPEAKFMTRRRVTRIFRQASPLLPYDVRALSIPHGNHKLPAYLLRSHWEEPVPCVLLVNSLSSAKEIELLALARAFLAQGLAVLVFDGPGQGELAGIHRMVIPFEQVVESVLAQAHRLPELDSDRIGICGLAHGGYLAARSAALLPRELKACACISAGYDHDNHLRSSPLVRQEFRYMYGQPNDAAMNRICREELNLRAIPRPTTPLLAIHGKLDSVVPYESCIRLLDWARGDKELISYPEENHTCANRSDDFLPRLGRWMADHLASPRH, via the coding sequence TTGCAGAATCAGGAAGCTCATGTGTGGACGATGAAGAAGGCGCAGATTCCCGATACGTTGCGCATGGAGTGCGAGCCGTTCCTCGCCCACATGAAGCTATCGGGTATCGAGTGGAGGGACATCGTGCTCGCCCTCGAGGAGGTGGGGGACGACGCGCTCCATGATGACTGGAATGACTGGCACACGCACTGGACGGGGATCGGGCACGACTTCGAGGGCCATGCCATTCGAGAGGCCGCGCGAGGCAACCGCACCACACAGCGGCAGGCGATGCTGAAGGCCGCCACCTGCCACCACCTCGCGGAGCTCATGTTCTTCGACAACCCCGAAGCGAAGTTCATGACGCGCCGGCGCGTGACGCGCATCTTCCGGCAGGCCAGTCCGCTCCTCCCCTATGATGTCCGGGCGCTGTCCATCCCTCATGGGAATCACAAGCTCCCGGCCTATCTCCTGCGCTCCCATTGGGAGGAACCGGTCCCATGCGTCCTGCTGGTGAACAGCCTCAGCTCGGCCAAGGAGATCGAGCTGCTCGCCCTCGCGCGCGCCTTCCTGGCCCAGGGCCTGGCGGTCCTGGTCTTCGATGGTCCCGGCCAGGGCGAGCTGGCGGGCATCCACCGCATGGTCATCCCCTTCGAGCAGGTCGTCGAGAGTGTCCTGGCCCAGGCCCATCGGCTCCCGGAGCTCGACTCCGACCGGATCGGGATCTGCGGTCTGGCCCATGGCGGCTACCTGGCGGCGAGGAGCGCCGCTCTGCTCCCCCGCGAGCTCAAGGCCTGCGCCTGCATCTCGGCGGGGTACGACCATGACAACCATCTCCGCTCGAGCCCGCTGGTGCGCCAGGAGTTCCGGTACATGTACGGACAGCCCAACGATGCCGCCATGAACCGGATCTGCCGGGAGGAGCTGAATCTGCGAGCGATTCCACGGCCCACCACCCCCCTGCTCGCCATCCATGGCAAGCTGGACTCGGTCGTGCCCTATGAATCCTGCATCCGCTTGCTGGATTGGGCTCGAGGTGACAAGGAGCTGATTTCCTACCCCGAGGAGAACCACACCTGCGCGAACCGCTCCGATGATTTCCTTCCGCGACTGGGGCGCTGGATGGCGGACCACCTGGCGTCCCCTCGGCACTGA
- a CDS encoding amidohydrolase family protein, with product MIIDIHSHLAHPELARHAPVPPSLLDVDRLIEVKAEAGIDLTFIGSPSGPGTLVPASRGGNFTQPLDKLRAFHDWLGATVAAHRTRLRAYVYCDPFADDAMLAATEEYLRREEFVGIMTNPSAHGEYLDSPRADAFFAFAAGLDVPVMIHSGMDPVCCQGISDYGMFDMVGRYCDVTLGLSALVLSGRLEQHPSLRVIGTASGGALSLIGSRLDMAWRSQLWAGAGKKPEGLRDQRTRTPPSVLLRRLYADTTADNPDLHLANLKAFGAEHLLFGSDWPPVPVVHAGKIREVEALPLCDEERRAILGGNALRVFGLEGPVQRSTRMMDSQQPGEVM from the coding sequence ATGATCATCGACATCCACTCACATCTCGCCCATCCAGAGCTCGCAAGGCACGCACCGGTTCCTCCAAGCCTCCTGGACGTGGATCGCCTCATCGAAGTCAAGGCGGAGGCGGGGATCGACCTCACGTTCATCGGTAGCCCGAGCGGTCCCGGGACCCTGGTTCCGGCCTCGAGGGGTGGCAACTTCACGCAGCCACTGGACAAGCTGCGCGCCTTCCACGACTGGCTCGGCGCGACCGTCGCGGCGCACCGGACCCGGCTGCGGGCCTATGTCTACTGCGATCCGTTCGCGGACGACGCGATGCTCGCGGCAACCGAGGAGTACCTGCGCCGCGAGGAGTTCGTCGGGATCATGACCAATCCCAGCGCGCATGGTGAGTACCTCGATTCGCCCAGGGCGGACGCATTCTTCGCCTTCGCCGCCGGGTTGGATGTCCCGGTGATGATCCACTCCGGGATGGATCCCGTCTGCTGCCAGGGGATCTCCGACTACGGCATGTTCGACATGGTCGGCCGCTACTGCGACGTCACCCTCGGTCTGTCGGCGCTCGTGCTCTCCGGCCGGCTGGAACAGCACCCGTCGCTGCGCGTCATCGGCACGGCGAGCGGTGGAGCCCTGAGCCTGATCGGCTCCCGGTTGGACATGGCCTGGCGTTCTCAGCTCTGGGCCGGGGCGGGCAAGAAACCAGAAGGCCTCCGCGACCAGCGGACCCGCACGCCCCCGAGCGTGCTCCTGCGGCGGCTGTATGCCGATACCACCGCCGACAACCCCGATCTCCACCTCGCCAATCTGAAGGCGTTCGGAGCGGAGCATCTCCTGTTCGGCAGCGACTGGCCGCCGGTTCCCGTGGTCCACGCCGGAAAGATCCGCGAGGTCGAAGCGCTGCCCCTGTGTGACGAGGAGCGGCGGGCCATCCTCGGAGGCAATGCCTTGCGCGTCTTCGGCCTCGAAGGCCCGGTTCAACGAAGCACCCGGATGATGGATTCCCAGCAACCTGGGGAGGTCATGTGA
- a CDS encoding TcmI family type II polyketide cyclase, translating to MLHRKLIVARMDPSSARDVADIFAESDAGELPRMLGVTRRGLFHFKGLYFHLFESEQEVDPHLAGVREHPLFLDVNTRLARYISPYDPATWRGPNDAMAHEFYSWRAK from the coding sequence ATGTTGCACAGGAAGTTGATCGTGGCTCGGATGGATCCCTCCAGCGCGAGGGATGTGGCGGACATCTTCGCTGAATCCGACGCGGGGGAGCTCCCCCGGATGCTCGGTGTCACGCGTCGGGGACTGTTCCATTTCAAGGGGCTCTACTTCCACCTGTTCGAGTCGGAGCAGGAGGTCGATCCGCACCTCGCGGGCGTGCGTGAGCATCCGCTCTTCCTCGACGTGAATACCAGACTGGCCCGCTACATCTCGCCGTACGACCCCGCCACCTGGCGCGGTCCGAACGATGCCATGGCTCACGAGTTCTACTCCTGGCGCGCGAAGTGA
- a CDS encoding cupin domain-containing protein yields MRVLLSPKTVGSTSGFMGVANLEPGESISEHYHPYSEEFLYVTRGSIIARLDGNPISLSAGEALLVPKNTRHRLENPGTEPASLVFQLAPLAPRPELGHVDTEPYPGSVQAAGGGR; encoded by the coding sequence GTGCGAGTCCTTCTCAGCCCGAAGACCGTGGGCTCCACTTCCGGATTCATGGGAGTGGCGAACCTCGAGCCCGGGGAGAGCATCTCCGAGCACTACCACCCCTATTCGGAGGAGTTCCTCTACGTGACGCGAGGGTCGATCATCGCGCGCCTCGACGGGAACCCCATCTCCTTGAGCGCTGGCGAAGCCCTCCTGGTGCCGAAGAACACCCGTCACCGGCTGGAGAACCCCGGGACGGAGCCGGCTTCCCTCGTGTTCCAACTCGCCCCGCTGGCGCCCAGGCCGGAGTTGGGCCACGTCGACACCGAGCCCTACCCGGGCTCCGTGCAGGCCGCCGGAGGTGGGCGATGA
- a CDS encoding beta-ketoacyl-[acyl-carrier-protein] synthase family protein, with protein MNRRRVALTGIGVVAPGGIGVKAFWERLLSARSAIRRISLFDPTNFRSRIAAECDFDPAREGLSPQEVRRMDRCVQFAAVAAREALADSGLKSTPSEPHRTGVSIGSAVGCTTALEDEYVVVSDGGRKWQVDPAYATPHLYLSLIPSTLATEVAWLAGAEGPATVISNGCTSGLDAVGHAFQLIEEGSADVMITGASDAPISPISVACFDAIKATSPNNDDPEHASRPFDLNRDGFVLGEGAAIFVLEELEHARRRGAHIYCEVVGFACRANAYHMTGLRPDGEEMAEAIRVAMRQARMDPERIGYINAHGSSTRQNDRHETAAFKKSLGHHAYKTPVSSIKSVIGHSLGAIGSLEIAACALTIQRGVIPPTANLRTPDPECDLDYVPQVPREQRVDAVLSVGSGFGGFQTAMLLARSKEVSS; from the coding sequence ATGAATCGCCGCAGGGTCGCCCTGACTGGAATTGGTGTGGTCGCGCCGGGAGGCATCGGGGTCAAGGCCTTCTGGGAGCGGCTCCTCTCCGCGCGCTCCGCCATCCGCCGCATCTCCCTGTTCGATCCCACGAACTTCCGTTCCCGGATCGCCGCGGAGTGCGACTTCGATCCGGCACGTGAGGGCCTGTCCCCGCAGGAGGTGCGCCGGATGGATCGCTGCGTCCAGTTCGCGGCCGTCGCCGCGCGCGAGGCGTTGGCGGATAGCGGGCTGAAATCGACGCCCAGCGAACCCCACCGGACGGGTGTCAGCATCGGCAGCGCGGTGGGTTGCACGACGGCGCTGGAGGACGAGTACGTCGTCGTCAGCGATGGAGGCCGCAAGTGGCAGGTGGATCCGGCCTACGCCACGCCGCACCTGTACCTCAGCCTGATTCCGAGCACGCTCGCCACGGAGGTGGCCTGGCTGGCCGGAGCCGAGGGCCCCGCGACCGTCATTTCCAACGGGTGCACCTCGGGACTGGACGCGGTGGGTCATGCCTTCCAGCTCATCGAGGAGGGCTCGGCGGACGTGATGATCACCGGTGCGTCGGATGCACCCATCTCGCCCATCTCCGTCGCCTGCTTCGACGCCATCAAGGCCACTTCGCCCAACAACGACGATCCGGAGCATGCCAGCCGCCCATTCGACCTGAACCGCGATGGCTTCGTGCTGGGTGAAGGGGCCGCGATCTTCGTGCTCGAGGAGCTCGAGCATGCGCGCCGGCGGGGCGCCCACATCTACTGCGAGGTCGTCGGCTTCGCCTGCCGGGCCAATGCCTACCACATGACCGGCCTGCGCCCCGACGGCGAGGAGATGGCCGAGGCCATCCGGGTGGCGATGCGGCAGGCGCGAATGGACCCGGAGCGCATCGGCTACATCAACGCGCACGGCTCCAGCACGCGGCAGAACGACAGACACGAGACGGCGGCCTTCAAGAAGAGCCTGGGCCACCATGCGTACAAGACGCCGGTCAGCTCCATCAAGTCGGTGATCGGCCACTCACTGGGCGCCATCGGCTCCCTGGAGATCGCGGCCTGCGCACTGACCATCCAGCGGGGAGTGATTCCTCCCACGGCCAACCTGCGCACGCCCGATCCGGAATGCGATCTCGACTACGTACCCCAGGTTCCACGCGAGCAGCGGGTGGACGCGGTCCTCAGCGTCGGTAGCGGCTTCGGCGGCTTCCAGACGGCCATGTTGCTTGCTCGCTCGAAGGAGGTTTCGTCTTGA